In Streptomyces sp. 71268, the DNA window TGCTGGCCGCCGACGCGCGACGGCTGGCCGGCGACCGGGACTGGCACGAACGGGTGGCCCCCGGGTTCGCGCTGCACACCGAGTTCGGCGAGGCGCGGGAGCTGGCCCGCCGGCTGCCCGAGATCCTGCCGAGCATGAGCCCGCGGGAGAGCGCCCGCATCGTGGCGCAGGTGCTGGAACTCGGCTATCCCGTACTGGAGATCAGCCAGCACGAGCGGGTGCCGGTCACCCCCGACTGGGGCGTGCCGAAGCGGGTCGAGCGGCGCGTCCGGCTGGAGCGGGTGGCCCACGACGAGACGGCGGACCCCCGGGCGGCCGCCGCTGCCGCCGCCGAACTGGCCTCCGACCTGGAGTACGCGGCGGTCCGCGAGCGGCTGGAGTTCCTGAACGAGGTCAGCGGCGCCATCGGTACCTCGCTGGACCTCGCCCGCACCATCGAGGAGGTCAGCGCGGCCGTCGTGCCGCGCTTCACCGACGTGGCGGGCACCTACCTGCGCGAACAGGTCGTCGCGGGCGAGGGCTTCCCGGACGGCCCGCCGGACGCGACCACGATGTGGCACCGGGTGGCCGTGGAGCACAACGACGAGCCGGGCCGCTGGGACGACGTCATCCCGGTCGGCGAGTCGATGCCCTTCCCCGTGCACACCCCGTTCTTCCAGTGCATGACCAGCGGCGAGCCGGTCCTGGTGCCGCGCATCTCCGAGCAGATGGGCAACGCGATCGCCGCGCAGTTCGAGAAGCGCGACATCAGCCCGCTGATCAACAACCGTTCGATGCTGGTCGTGCCGCTCAAGGCGCGCCAGGTGGTGCTGGGCTTCATGATCCTGCTCCGGCACCAGGACCGGCCCGAGTTCAACGACATGGACCGGGTCACCGGCGCCGAACTCGCCGCGCGGGCCGGTCTCGTGCTCGACAACGCCCGGATGTACACCCACCAGGAGAACGTCGCCGAGACGCTCCAGGACAGCATGTTGCCGCACATCGCCCCGCGCATGGCCGGCTGCGACACCGCCACCCGGTACCTGCCCGGCACCCGGCTCGGCCGGGTCGGCGGCGACTGGTTCGACAGCGTCAAGCTGCCCGGCTCGCGCACCGCCCTGGTGGTCGGCGACGTGATGGGGCACGGCCTGAACTCGGCCGCGATGATGGGCCAGTTGCGGACCGCCGTGCAGACCATGGCCGGCCTGGACATGCCGCCCACCCAGTTGCTGCGCCACCTCGACGACCTCGCCCAGCGACTGGGCGAGCACTACCTGGCCACCTGCCTGTACGCGGTCTACGACCCGATCGGCGGCGAGCTGGCCATCGCCAACGCCGGACACATCCCACCGGTGTTGGTCCGGGCCAGGGACGGCCGCAGCGAGCTGCTCAACCTGCCCACGGGCGCGCCGATCGGCGTGGGCGGCGTGCCGTTCGAGACGGTGCGGGTGCCCGTCGAGCCCGGCGACCGGCTGGTGCTGTGCACGGACGGCCTGGTCGAGGTGCGCGGCGAGGACATCGCGGTGGGCCTGGCCGCGCTGTGCGAGTCCGCCGCCCACCCGGCCGCCTCCATGGACGACGCCTGCGACACCATCATCCGCTCGCTGGCCGGGACGTTGAACCGGGGCCGTGGCGGGCGCAAGGACGACGTGGCGCTGCTCATGGCCCGGTTGAACGGCATCGCCGCCGAGGACGTGGCCGACTGGGAGCTGGCCCCACAGCCGCGCTCGGTGCGCGCCGTGCGCCGCTACGTCCGCGAGCAACTGTGCCGCTGGGGCCTGGACGAGGCCGTTCCCACCGCCGAGCTGCTGGTCAGCGAGGTGGTGACGAACGCGGTGCGGCACGCCAGGCAGGTCGTACGGGTGCGCCTGGTACGCACGGACGCGCTGCTGTGCGAGGTGCGCGACGACGACCACACGCTGCCCGCGCTGTTGGACGCCGCGCCCGACGCCGAGTTCGGGCGCGGGTTGCGGGTGGTGAGCAGGCTGGCCAGCGAGTGGGGCACCAGCCGCACGGCCGAGGGCAAGACGGTCTGGTTCGAGCAGTCGCTGGGCTAGCCGTGCCGACCCACGGCTGGCGCCCGCGTCCGGCGCCGGCGGGGGGCTGTGGTGCGGGCCCGGGTGGCGGTAGGCCGCGACGCGGGCGGCGGGACGGCGGCTGGCCGGTGGCGGAACGGGGAAACTTTCGATCGGCCGCTTGTGCCGGTCGGCGCCGGCCAGTAGCAATTGGGCATGACTGAGTCGACCGGCTACGTACGGGCCTGGGAAGAGTACTGGCGAGACGCCCCCACCGAGCCGGGCGGTGTCCTGTGGGACGCCCCGCCGCAGCACACCGCGGGGCTGCACCTGCCGTTGTTCCAGGGCGAGTTCGACCCGGAGCTGCCGGTGCTCGACGTCGGGTGCGGAAACGGCACC includes these proteins:
- a CDS encoding SpoIIE family protein phosphatase, with amino-acid sequence MDHGASPGEGDDRVTPEPPARAERSPAPGRIPLAVVVVDGAGLVTHWSIGARKLFGYDREEAVGAPAVDLMPVSGAFREGRDERGGLDSPRPADAADEGGALADFADLADFAGLGPSLDLSLTGGSGYPTAGRAHLAATERGPGQVLWWAYPLVGPGPERLLLLAADARRLAGDRDWHERVAPGFALHTEFGEARELARRLPEILPSMSPRESARIVAQVLELGYPVLEISQHERVPVTPDWGVPKRVERRVRLERVAHDETADPRAAAAAAAELASDLEYAAVRERLEFLNEVSGAIGTSLDLARTIEEVSAAVVPRFTDVAGTYLREQVVAGEGFPDGPPDATTMWHRVAVEHNDEPGRWDDVIPVGESMPFPVHTPFFQCMTSGEPVLVPRISEQMGNAIAAQFEKRDISPLINNRSMLVVPLKARQVVLGFMILLRHQDRPEFNDMDRVTGAELAARAGLVLDNARMYTHQENVAETLQDSMLPHIAPRMAGCDTATRYLPGTRLGRVGGDWFDSVKLPGSRTALVVGDVMGHGLNSAAMMGQLRTAVQTMAGLDMPPTQLLRHLDDLAQRLGEHYLATCLYAVYDPIGGELAIANAGHIPPVLVRARDGRSELLNLPTGAPIGVGGVPFETVRVPVEPGDRLVLCTDGLVEVRGEDIAVGLAALCESAAHPAASMDDACDTIIRSLAGTLNRGRGGRKDDVALLMARLNGIAAEDVADWELAPQPRSVRAVRRYVREQLCRWGLDEAVPTAELLVSEVVTNAVRHARQVVRVRLVRTDALLCEVRDDDHTLPALLDAAPDAEFGRGLRVVSRLASEWGTSRTAEGKTVWFEQSLG